Proteins co-encoded in one Chitinophagales bacterium genomic window:
- a CDS encoding MBL fold metallo-hydrolase, giving the protein MIHTIDLHFLGHSHSIASYLVETSEGPVLIETGPHSVLPNLQKGLAAKGYRLEDIQHVFLTHIHLDHAGAAWWFAEQGATIYVHPFGYPHLAHPEKLLHSAKRIYQDEMQKLWGDMKPIAESQLVAVENEDEFTIGDTTFKAWHTPGHAVHHIAWQVGKNLFTGDVAGVKIEGGKVVPPCPPPDINLEDWQDSIKLIQSLDVDCLYLVHFGAVRDIENHLNHLVDCLWDWANWIKPYWESGKSAAEITPLFEAYAHQQLVDFGIDAEGCARYEAANPSWMSVAGLMRYWHKKTV; this is encoded by the coding sequence ATGATTCATACCATTGACTTGCATTTTTTGGGGCATAGTCATTCTATAGCTTCTTACTTAGTAGAGACATCTGAAGGCCCTGTACTAATCGAAACAGGCCCACATTCTGTATTGCCTAACCTTCAAAAAGGTCTGGCAGCCAAAGGATATCGACTTGAAGACATTCAACACGTATTCCTCACCCACATTCACTTAGACCATGCTGGAGCAGCTTGGTGGTTTGCAGAACAAGGTGCTACCATCTATGTTCACCCTTTTGGATACCCCCATTTAGCTCATCCCGAGAAACTTTTACATTCGGCGAAGCGTATTTACCAAGATGAAATGCAAAAACTTTGGGGAGACATGAAACCCATTGCCGAGAGTCAGTTGGTAGCAGTTGAAAACGAAGATGAGTTTACCATTGGAGACACCACCTTCAAAGCGTGGCATACACCTGGTCATGCGGTGCATCACATTGCTTGGCAGGTGGGCAAGAACTTGTTTACAGGAGATGTGGCAGGAGTGAAAATTGAAGGAGGAAAAGTTGTGCCTCCTTGTCCTCCTCCCGATATCAATTTGGAAGACTGGCAAGATTCGATTAAACTCATCCAATCTTTGGATGTTGACTGCTTGTATTTGGTGCATTTTGGTGCAGTTCGGGATATTGAAAATCACCTCAATCACTTAGTAGATTGTCTTTGGGATTGGGCAAATTGGATCAAACCCTATTGGGAAAGCGGCAAAAGTGCAGCGGAAATCACTCCACTTTTTGAAGCCTACGCCCATCAGCAATTGGTGGATTTCGGTATTGACGCAGAAGGATGTGCAAGGTATGAAGCGGCCAACCCTTCTTGGATGAGTGTAGCAGGTCTGATGCGTTATTGGCATAAAAAAACAGTTTAA
- a CDS encoding FKBP-type peptidyl-prolyl cis-trans isomerase: MIFKNLLFSLLIVAALVSSCNGKGGSAATALKTSQDSLAYSLGVDYAASLEGAEIKGLNTDAFSKALNDVLAGKELEVSETEVAQQVRDFVSKMRSPEATPEDKNISDEKIAYAFGIDYGKNLQKSGLTDFNTAAFENAVKTSMAGDKTKLMIAAEDATALIQKEFSALQAKKGAENKVKGEEFLTANKAREGVTTTDSGLQYEIITEGTGPIPTAEDNVKVHYHGTLIDGKVFDSSVDRGEPASFPVGGVIRGWVEALQLMPVGSKWKLFIPADLAYGERGAGGDIGPNEALVFEVELLEIVKPEAPEDTEK, translated from the coding sequence ATGATTTTTAAAAATTTGCTCTTTTCTTTATTGATCGTGGCAGCATTGGTAAGCTCCTGCAATGGAAAAGGTGGTAGTGCTGCAACAGCTCTAAAAACTTCGCAAGATTCACTCGCTTATAGCTTGGGTGTTGATTATGCTGCAAGTTTGGAGGGAGCAGAAATCAAAGGACTGAATACAGATGCTTTCTCTAAAGCACTGAACGATGTTTTGGCAGGAAAAGAATTGGAAGTATCAGAAACGGAAGTTGCTCAACAAGTTCGTGATTTTGTGAGCAAAATGCGTAGTCCAGAAGCGACTCCTGAAGATAAAAACATCAGCGATGAAAAAATTGCATATGCTTTCGGTATTGACTATGGTAAAAACCTTCAAAAAAGCGGTTTAACGGATTTCAATACTGCTGCTTTTGAGAATGCTGTCAAAACTTCAATGGCAGGAGACAAAACCAAATTGATGATTGCCGCAGAAGATGCTACTGCTCTTATCCAAAAAGAATTTTCGGCTTTACAAGCTAAAAAAGGTGCCGAAAACAAGGTGAAAGGCGAAGAATTTTTGACTGCAAACAAAGCTCGTGAAGGAGTGACTACTACTGATAGTGGTTTGCAATACGAAATCATCACCGAAGGTACTGGGCCAATCCCTACTGCTGAAGACAATGTGAAGGTTCACTACCACGGTACATTGATTGACGGTAAGGTATTTGACAGTTCAGTAGATCGTGGCGAACCCGCTTCTTTCCCTGTTGGCGGCGTAATCAGAGGATGGGTAGAAGCCCTTCAATTGATGCCTGTTGGTTCCAAATGGAAACTATTTATCCCTGCTGATTTGGCTTATGGTGAGCGTGGCGCAGGTGGTGATATTGGACCAAATGAAGCTTTGGTTTTTGAAGTAGAGTTGTTGGAGATTGTGAAGCCAGAAGCACCGGAAGACACAGAAAAATAA
- a CDS encoding type I restriction enzyme HsdR N-terminal domain-containing protein — protein MQLNFPEYPISLKTVGNKNYIMGLVRKKYLLWTPEEWVRQHVLHFMVKDRAYPKSFLAVEKALRVNTLLRRTDIVAYDSKGQPVLIVECKAPNVKITQQVFDQIAAYNISLKVEYLFVTNGLEHYCCKIDYEANSYAFIEDLPHFEDL, from the coding sequence ATGCAGCTTAATTTCCCTGAATACCCCATTTCTCTCAAAACAGTAGGCAACAAAAATTATATCATGGGTCTTGTTCGCAAAAAGTATCTTTTGTGGACTCCCGAAGAATGGGTTCGACAGCATGTTCTTCACTTCATGGTCAAAGATAGAGCTTATCCGAAGAGTTTCTTGGCGGTAGAAAAGGCATTGAGAGTAAATACATTATTACGTCGAACTGATATTGTGGCGTATGATAGCAAGGGGCAGCCTGTGTTGATTGTAGAATGTAAGGCTCCAAATGTGAAAATCACTCAACAAGTTTTCGATCAAATTGCAGCCTACAATATCAGCTTGAAAGTAGAATATCTATTCGTAACCAATGGTTTAGAGCATTATTGCTGCAAAATTGACTATGAAGCCAATAGTTATGCTTTTATTGAAGATTTGCCACATTTTGAGGATTTGTAA
- a CDS encoding DNA alkylation repair protein, which translates to MSYELKTIFYNPTYYKRLCDFIEEVYPSFDSKGFTTKIFDEAWDERSLKERTRHTTLTLKDFLPPIYPDALEILKQTATNWLPKSQKGEDYSNTIFPDFVAVFGLEHPDISIPALAHFTQLASSEFGVRPYIVRYPKQMMNTMLEWTKHENHHIRRLASEGCRSRLPWGMALTAFKKDAAPILPILEALKTDPERYVQRSVANNLNDISKDHPELALQMAERWLQEQNPITDWIVKHALRGLLKRGNTTALQLFNFGSPEKVEISNLAIENTEIPIGEFTYFSFDLKNNSPKAAKIRLEFGVDYMKSNGKQNRKIFQISERIYQPNETASFRRKQHFKNLTTRKHYAGQHHLAVVVNGVEKRKVGFDLIFN; encoded by the coding sequence ATGTCTTACGAACTCAAAACCATCTTCTACAATCCAACATACTATAAACGTCTTTGTGATTTTATTGAAGAGGTCTATCCTTCATTTGACTCCAAAGGTTTCACCACCAAAATATTTGATGAAGCTTGGGATGAGCGTTCATTGAAGGAAAGAACCCGACATACGACTTTGACATTGAAGGATTTTTTACCTCCAATATACCCCGATGCGCTTGAAATATTGAAGCAAACGGCAACGAATTGGCTGCCCAAAAGTCAAAAAGGAGAAGACTATTCCAACACCATCTTCCCAGATTTTGTAGCCGTATTTGGTCTAGAGCATCCCGATATTTCGATTCCAGCCTTGGCGCATTTTACCCAGTTGGCAAGTTCCGAATTTGGCGTGCGCCCGTATATTGTGCGCTACCCCAAACAGATGATGAACACGATGCTCGAATGGACAAAGCATGAAAACCACCACATTCGGCGTTTGGCGAGTGAAGGCTGTCGCTCTCGATTGCCGTGGGGAATGGCACTCACTGCCTTCAAAAAAGACGCTGCTCCGATTCTTCCTATCCTTGAAGCCCTCAAAACTGACCCCGAAAGATACGTCCAAAGAAGCGTAGCCAACAACCTCAATGACATCTCTAAAGACCATCCCGAATTGGCTTTGCAGATGGCAGAACGATGGCTACAAGAACAAAATCCGATTACGGATTGGATTGTGAAACACGCTTTGAGGGGCCTCTTGAAGCGAGGAAATACGACTGCCCTGCAATTGTTCAACTTTGGCAGCCCCGAAAAGGTGGAGATTTCTAATTTGGCGATTGAAAACACAGAAATACCGATTGGAGAATTCACGTATTTTTCTTTTGACTTGAAGAACAACAGTCCCAAAGCTGCAAAAATTAGATTGGAATTTGGAGTCGACTACATGAAATCGAACGGCAAACAGAACCGCAAAATTTTCCAAATCAGTGAACGAATCTACCAACCCAATGAAACGGCGAGTTTCAGACGTAAACAACACTTCAAAAACCTGACGACTCGCAAGCATTACGCAGGTCAGCATCACTTGGCGGTTGTGGTGAATGGGGTGGAGAAGAGGAAGGTTGGGTTTGATTTGATTTTTAATTAA
- a CDS encoding type III polyketide synthase produces MHQPKVLATAIELPLYTKTTDEIIEDFEGHLAEQPERLRRKVSRIFKYAQVDRRYSIMDADRVLGSLSFEEKNDYYIKNVIELSEKVLRKALNNANLQPTDIDYIITTSCTGFMIPSVDAYLINRLQMRQDIVRLPVTEMGCAAGVSAMIYANNFLKANPGKKAAIIAVESPMSTFQWDDFSMTNMVSAAIFGDGAACVILGSDDSKIAPAIVDTNMYHFFDETDMMGFDLKNSGFKMVLDPKVPNRIEEHFHDILFPFVERNGWTMEDIDHLIFHPGGKKIIQIAEQLFNEMGKNLNATKHILREYGNMSSATVLYVLDYILQTEIEAGQKGLMLSFGPGFSAQAVLLEWK; encoded by the coding sequence ATGCATCAACCAAAAGTGTTGGCAACCGCCATTGAATTACCTTTATACACCAAGACCACTGATGAAATCATTGAAGACTTTGAAGGACATTTGGCCGAGCAGCCCGAAAGACTTAGACGCAAAGTATCACGAATTTTTAAGTATGCACAAGTCGACAGGAGGTATTCGATTATGGATGCAGACAGAGTATTGGGTTCGTTATCGTTTGAAGAAAAGAACGATTATTATATCAAAAATGTCATTGAACTCTCCGAAAAAGTGCTTCGAAAAGCCCTCAACAATGCCAATTTGCAGCCGACCGATATTGACTATATCATCACCACGAGTTGTACAGGATTTATGATTCCTTCGGTAGATGCCTATTTAATCAACCGTTTGCAGATGCGCCAAGACATTGTGCGACTGCCTGTTACGGAAATGGGCTGTGCGGCTGGTGTTTCAGCCATGATTTATGCCAACAATTTTTTGAAGGCAAACCCTGGCAAAAAAGCGGCAATCATTGCAGTAGAATCTCCGATGAGTACCTTTCAATGGGATGATTTTTCGATGACTAATATGGTGAGTGCGGCTATTTTTGGAGATGGAGCGGCTTGTGTAATTTTGGGCAGCGATGATTCCAAAATTGCGCCTGCAATTGTAGATACTAATATGTACCACTTTTTTGACGAAACGGACATGATGGGTTTTGACCTCAAAAATTCGGGATTCAAAATGGTCTTAGACCCCAAAGTGCCGAATCGAATTGAAGAACATTTTCACGACATTCTTTTTCCTTTTGTGGAGCGAAATGGTTGGACAATGGAAGATATTGACCACCTTATTTTTCACCCTGGCGGCAAAAAAATCATCCAAATAGCAGAACAACTCTTCAATGAAATGGGTAAAAACCTCAATGCGACCAAACATATATTACGAGAATACGGCAATATGTCGAGTGCTACGGTGCTGTATGTGCTAGATTATATTTTGCAGACTGAGATTGAAGCAGGACAAAAAGGACTGATGTTGAGTTTTGGGCCTGGGTTTTCGGCACAGGCGGTTTTGTTGGAGTGGAAGTGA
- a CDS encoding lytic transglycosylase domain-containing protein: MSSRTSLLVLLLCTLGVGTFLSTHLSKSPPIPPSQKKTQKLYLIDKAEIFISDISSFETKIRSISQKLQIAPEWLMAVIHTESKFDRCASNNAGSEAIGLLQWMPRTIGEYGISAKDLEESTHLEQLDYVYQYFNKMKRLAGGYNSLTDLYLAVLYPKALKRSKNKSYALYSYPSREYELNEGLDLNQDGKVTINDIEKKLRKRYPEAFINVDDTQKRAAEESALVSKDLQINSFGS; encoded by the coding sequence TTGAGTTCTCGAACTTCTTTACTTGTTCTGCTACTTTGCACACTCGGCGTAGGTACTTTTTTATCTACCCATCTAAGTAAATCCCCTCCTATCCCTCCATCTCAAAAAAAGACTCAAAAGCTCTATCTGATTGACAAAGCGGAAATTTTTATTAGTGATATTTCTTCCTTTGAAACCAAAATACGCTCAATTAGCCAAAAACTTCAAATAGCACCTGAATGGTTAATGGCAGTAATCCACACCGAATCCAAGTTTGACCGATGCGCCTCCAATAATGCAGGTAGCGAAGCGATAGGTTTATTGCAGTGGATGCCTCGAACAATTGGAGAATATGGCATTAGTGCGAAAGATTTGGAAGAATCTACCCACCTCGAACAATTGGATTATGTCTATCAGTATTTCAACAAAATGAAACGATTGGCTGGCGGTTATAATAGTTTGACAGATTTGTATCTGGCTGTATTGTATCCCAAAGCACTCAAAAGAAGTAAAAACAAATCTTATGCTTTGTATTCCTATCCTTCAAGAGAATATGAACTCAATGAAGGTTTGGATTTGAATCAAGACGGTAAAGTGACCATCAACGACATTGAAAAAAAGCTGCGGAAGCGTTATCCCGAAGCCTTTATAAATGTGGATGATACACAAAAACGTGCTGCTGAAGAATCTGCCTTGGTTTCCAAGGATTTGCAAATTAACTCTTTTGGAAGTTGA
- a CDS encoding DUF3667 domain-containing protein, with translation MPKEKRKHLICPNCGHIFAENTANNFCPDCGQENVDSNVSFGELLGDFVSNYLSLDSKLFRTLPRLLFFPGFLTNAFNKGKRITYLRPIRLYLFMSVVYFTFFAAQFKNLDGGEIQITQQEKMDSILHLKDSISNEILQKELLEKNIVIEEDTTNEYNRKILKVPNKDYNIQFSFPEEDGSLIREEQIRRIVLLSKKYGIEATIDSLKKENSIFTRNTLFTKGTRQLLRIYHQGPEKLASYFFARLPIMMLLTIPIFAFIFKILYIRRKRHYIEHIVFLLHFHAFLYVVLTLLLWTSDFLSEMYIVLLLGMIFIYFLVAIRKVYQQGWAKSFLKGMMFCIFYPICLTIAVSVTAITAFLMF, from the coding sequence ATGCCTAAAGAAAAACGAAAACATCTGATTTGCCCCAATTGTGGCCATATTTTTGCAGAAAATACAGCCAACAACTTTTGTCCCGATTGTGGACAAGAGAATGTAGATAGCAATGTTTCCTTTGGCGAACTTTTGGGCGATTTCGTCAGCAACTATTTATCGTTGGATTCCAAATTATTTCGCACGCTACCTCGTCTGTTGTTTTTTCCTGGTTTTTTGACCAACGCATTCAATAAAGGCAAACGCATCACATACCTTAGACCGATTCGCCTGTACCTTTTTATGAGTGTTGTGTATTTTACTTTTTTTGCAGCTCAATTCAAAAATTTAGATGGTGGAGAAATCCAAATAACACAGCAAGAAAAAATGGACAGTATTTTGCATCTAAAAGATAGTATTTCAAATGAGATACTGCAAAAGGAACTTTTGGAGAAGAACATTGTGATAGAAGAAGATACAACCAATGAATACAATAGGAAAATACTGAAGGTTCCCAATAAGGATTACAATATCCAGTTTAGTTTTCCAGAAGAAGACGGGAGTTTGATTCGAGAAGAACAAATAAGGCGAATAGTCTTACTTTCCAAAAAATACGGCATTGAAGCCACAATAGATTCTCTGAAAAAAGAAAACAGTATTTTTACACGAAATACACTGTTTACCAAAGGTACACGCCAACTGCTAAGAATATACCATCAAGGTCCCGAAAAATTGGCCTCTTATTTTTTTGCCCGTTTGCCGATTATGATGCTTTTGACGATTCCAATTTTTGCCTTCATATTTAAGATACTCTACATCAGACGAAAACGCCACTATATAGAACACATTGTTTTTCTACTTCACTTTCATGCTTTCCTTTATGTTGTTTTGACCTTGCTGTTGTGGACCAGTGATTTTCTCTCTGAGATGTATATCGTTTTGTTATTGGGTATGATATTCATTTATTTTTTGGTAGCTATCCGAAAAGTCTATCAACAAGGCTGGGCCAAAAGTTTTTTGAAGGGAATGATGTTTTGCATTTTTTATCCAATATGTTTGACCATTGCAGTATCTGTGACGGCGATTACAGCCTTTTTGATGTTTTGA
- a CDS encoding MATE family efflux transporter — protein MQLKATYGSIWNIAYPIILGSLAPNIIGLMDTIFLGRVGEIEQGACGLISLYYLIPVMLGLGLSRGAQILIARRAGEKRDERIGIVASNLLYMEMFGAVVLFVIVNLFTPYILYILISSQAVYDASLVYLKYRVYGLPFSFFAFVAMALYMGIGRTYIIAWVMGISCIVNVFLDYALIFGTFGFPEMGIAGAGLASTIAEVVATMFALAYMLYDKNIKRFNIFEFRKPQFPLIRHIAVISSPLMVQYLIGMGGWFIFLSLIEKMGERALAISVVLKIIYTFYSAPAWGFASAANSLVSNIIGQRKYKQVLVAINRSTILSFVTTVVPCATLVFFPELILSIFTKDLEVILGAKSVILVLIMIILACSISNVIFNGIMGTGATFFSLVTETFSMFVYLGYAYIIVNALDLGLKFVWGSEFIYWLLLVIIGVAYLKSGKWKKVTV, from the coding sequence ATGCAGTTAAAAGCAACATACGGAAGTATCTGGAACATCGCCTATCCTATTATTTTGGGAAGTTTAGCTCCCAACATTATTGGTTTGATGGATACGATTTTTTTGGGGAGAGTAGGAGAAATAGAGCAAGGGGCTTGCGGATTGATTTCGTTGTATTATTTGATTCCTGTGATGTTGGGCTTGGGCTTGTCTCGTGGTGCTCAGATATTGATTGCTCGAAGAGCGGGTGAGAAAAGGGATGAAAGAATTGGGATTGTCGCCAGCAATTTGCTTTATATGGAAATGTTTGGGGCGGTAGTTCTGTTTGTTATAGTGAACTTGTTTACACCCTATATTCTCTATATACTGATCAGTTCGCAAGCGGTTTATGATGCAAGTTTGGTTTATTTGAAGTATCGGGTATATGGCCTTCCATTCAGCTTTTTTGCTTTTGTGGCGATGGCCTTGTATATGGGAATAGGTCGTACGTATATTATTGCGTGGGTAATGGGTATTTCTTGTATTGTGAATGTGTTTTTGGACTATGCCTTGATATTTGGAACTTTTGGGTTTCCTGAAATGGGTATTGCAGGTGCGGGTTTGGCTTCAACAATTGCAGAAGTGGTGGCTACGATGTTTGCATTGGCGTATATGTTGTACGACAAAAACATTAAGAGATTCAACATTTTTGAATTTCGAAAACCGCAGTTTCCACTGATTCGACATATTGCAGTGATTTCTTCTCCTTTGATGGTGCAATATCTGATTGGTATGGGAGGATGGTTCATATTCCTTTCTCTTATCGAAAAAATGGGTGAACGTGCCTTGGCTATTTCGGTGGTTCTCAAAATTATCTATACCTTTTACAGTGCGCCTGCTTGGGGTTTTGCCTCGGCTGCCAACTCACTGGTCAGCAATATCATAGGTCAGCGAAAATACAAGCAGGTTCTTGTGGCCATCAATCGCTCTACCATTCTGAGCTTTGTCACTACGGTCGTTCCATGCGCTACCTTAGTTTTTTTCCCCGAACTTATTTTATCCATTTTTACCAAAGACCTCGAAGTGATTTTAGGAGCAAAATCTGTTATTTTGGTGTTGATAATGATTATTTTAGCTTGTTCTATCTCCAATGTTATCTTCAATGGTATTATGGGAACGGGTGCAACATTCTTTTCGCTCGTCACTGAGACTTTCTCGATGTTCGTTTATTTGGGCTATGCCTATATTATCGTCAATGCTTTGGATTTAGGTTTGAAGTTTGTTTGGGGGTCAGAATTTATCTATTGGCTGTTGTTGGTAATTATTGGAGTGGCTTATTTGAAGTCTGGAAAATGGAAGAAAGTGACGGTTTGA
- a CDS encoding aminotransferase class V-fold PLP-dependent enzyme, whose protein sequence is MQTPNWQQIRQNYPAFQKMTYFDTARCGILSKQTAELGHRFYQQYLEEGPPARERWIAEIPIVRQKVADCLGAKPHEMTLLPNCATGINYAAQMLRSHHKKVLLLSEDYLTVRFPWLVNHYEIFDFLQLPNGSVDIEALQERILKEKIEVVAVSYVQFSSGYKIDLKTLGAFCRENGVVLVVDATQAFGAMPIDVEVLKVDILVASTFKWACAGFGTGFMYVRAVFFEVYDPPVMGAESQGIAVKIKHISEIDFSGYTFQTGNYDYKSVMVLGTAIDQLLAVGLAQIKERIAALQAYLLLQLQKIDISLVSDYGSDNRAGITIIEGNQALWDFMKSHGVLLSLRGKGIRISPHFYNTFEEIDALCDLFQRF, encoded by the coding sequence ATGCAAACTCCAAATTGGCAACAAATTCGCCAAAACTATCCTGCCTTTCAAAAAATGACCTACTTCGACACTGCCCGCTGTGGGATTTTATCGAAGCAAACAGCAGAACTGGGGCATCGTTTTTACCAACAATATTTGGAAGAAGGGCCTCCTGCTCGTGAACGGTGGATTGCTGAAATACCGATTGTGCGTCAAAAAGTAGCGGATTGTTTGGGCGCAAAACCGCATGAAATGACACTGCTTCCAAATTGTGCTACGGGCATTAATTATGCAGCACAGATGTTGCGGAGTCACCACAAGAAAGTTTTGTTATTATCTGAAGATTATCTTACGGTAAGGTTTCCATGGTTGGTGAATCATTACGAAATCTTTGATTTTCTGCAATTGCCGAATGGTTCGGTGGATATAGAGGCATTGCAAGAAAGGATATTGAAGGAAAAAATTGAAGTGGTGGCGGTAAGTTATGTGCAGTTTAGCTCGGGCTACAAGATAGATTTGAAGACTTTGGGCGCATTTTGCAGGGAAAATGGGGTGGTTTTGGTGGTAGATGCAACGCAGGCTTTTGGGGCGATGCCGATAGATGTGGAGGTATTGAAGGTAGATATTTTGGTGGCGAGTACTTTTAAGTGGGCCTGTGCGGGCTTCGGAACGGGGTTTATGTATGTGCGAGCAGTGTTTTTTGAAGTCTATGATCCACCAGTAATGGGTGCAGAAAGTCAAGGTATTGCAGTGAAAATCAAACATATTTCAGAGATTGATTTTTCGGGTTATACTTTCCAAACGGGTAATTATGACTATAAGAGTGTGATGGTTTTGGGAACGGCTATTGACCAACTCCTTGCAGTTGGCTTGGCGCAGATAAAAGAACGCATCGCAGCACTTCAAGCATATCTTTTGCTGCAATTGCAGAAAATAGATATTTCGCTCGTTTCAGATTATGGTTCGGATAATCGAGCTGGAATTACTATTATTGAAGGTAATCAAGCACTGTGGGATTTTATGAAGTCGCATGGAGTCTTGCTTTCGCTTCGTGGAAAGGGCATCCGAATCAGTCCACATTTTTACAATACTTTTGAAGAAATAGATGCTCTGTGCGACTTATTTCAGCGATTTTAA
- a CDS encoding 3'-5' exonuclease — MRYIIVDLEATCWKTRSENSPNEIIEIGAVMVNESGESLSEFCQFIKPLKHPILSDFCKELTSITQAQVDNAQHFPEVLKAFQEWIGIDEHEYVLCSWGFYDASQFKKDCQLWGLEKSWLKPHISVKHQYTVVKDLSKHQGMSGALDLEEIPLEGTHHRGIDDARNIAKIFVRYLDKWRFPK, encoded by the coding sequence ATGAGATACATTATAGTAGATTTAGAAGCGACTTGTTGGAAGACGAGGAGCGAAAACAGTCCGAATGAAATCATCGAGATTGGAGCTGTGATGGTAAATGAATCAGGTGAAAGCCTTTCCGAGTTTTGCCAATTCATCAAACCTCTGAAGCATCCGATATTGTCTGATTTCTGCAAAGAATTGACGAGTATTACACAAGCACAAGTAGATAATGCCCAACATTTTCCAGAGGTTTTGAAGGCTTTTCAGGAATGGATAGGCATAGACGAACACGAATATGTTTTGTGTTCGTGGGGTTTTTATGATGCAAGTCAGTTCAAGAAAGATTGCCAACTTTGGGGCTTGGAAAAGTCATGGCTCAAACCGCATATTAGCGTTAAGCACCAATATACGGTGGTCAAAGATTTGTCGAAGCATCAAGGCATGTCCGGAGCTTTGGATTTGGAGGAGATTCCATTGGAGGGAACGCATCACCGAGGCATTGACGATGCCAGAAACATTGCCAAGATTTTTGTGCGGTATTTGGATAAATGGCGGTTTCCAAAATAA